The nucleotide window GTGAGTTGGCGCCTAATGGCAAAGACCCCCTCGATGGTGCCATCACTGACACCCTTAGTGATAACGAATCACAAGCCCTTCAGACTCTCAGGGATCAAGTCGCTTCTCTGCAAGGAGGGCTGGACTTGTTGCGTCGGCAATCTCAACAACCGTCGGAATCGCATCCAAGTCCCTTGCAATCAGAGGTCCGCCTTGGTCTCACGGCAGAGTCCTCCATCCCTCAAATCAATAGTGAACTGGTGGACccggcgctgctgccgaACCCAGTTGGTGCTGATGCGGCATCGTccgccgaggagaacgacTGCCAGCCATCAGCTAGCTACACCTTCAACATCAGCCTTGCTCGAAACCATCTTCGCGCACGAGGAATTGGAACGTCCGACCTGGACTCCGGTGGGATGCCTGGGTCCGTCAACCCAACTcgacctccttctccctccaTCCAGACCGCGTTCGGCTTGGATGTCGGGTCGATAGACCCTCTCTGGCTCATcaacgaggaagaggccgtGCGCCTATGCAACGTCTACGAGGAAGAGATAGGCATACAGTACCCTTTCCTAGACATACAACGGCTCATAACACAGGTTCGGGGACTGTATCATGCAATGAGCAGTGGCTCGCGCCTTGGCTTCGCTTTTGCCGCGATTCCGGGCCCAACCATCATTGACCCCCAAGATCTGGGCCTGGTTAAGATGGTGTTGTCGGCAGCCTTGaccgtcgaggccgggggCTCCAGCCAGCTTGGAAAGTCTCTCTTCCTCGATGTGAGGAAGTCGTCGAACGACAGGCTGTGGGAGGCAGCGAACACCAAATCTACCATGTTGTTTATATTGCTGGTAAAGAAACCCCCCTCCGGGACGTGAGACATCCTAGTTCTGTTTTAGCTGACACTCTACAAGGCGGTCTATAGCTTTATGACGGGTGATGATTTGCAAGCATGGAGACTCGTGGGCATCGTTGCCCGGTGGTGTTTGGAGATGGGTCTTCACCAATCTGCCACGGTGAACAAGACTTTCAAGGACGCTGCAAGCCGCAGGATGGCCATGAGGTTGTTTTGGTGCGTTTACACGTTAGACCGCCGGTGGGGATTTGGCGCCGGTCTTCCGTTTGTGATGCACAATTTCGATGTCGACCAGCAGTTGCCCGAACCTGTGAGTGTCACTCGCCACTTTTGCTATGTGATGATGTGCACAGCTCCAGAGACTGATTATGATCCCCTATAGGACCAAGATGTTCCCTACCTTAGAGCCATGGTCGAATACAGTCGCATAGGCGACAAAGTCTGGGCCACCTCTTACAACTCTGCTCGAGCGACCGGCGCCATCCGGGACGACGAAGTCTCATATCTCCTCTACAGGATAGATCAGTGGTGCGAGGACCTCCCGTCGGATCTCCGACTTCACCCAAGTCAAGGGGTCGCCAGTCCAAAACCGGCG belongs to Colletotrichum higginsianum IMI 349063 chromosome 5, whole genome shotgun sequence and includes:
- a CDS encoding Fungal specific transcription factor, yielding MPGSVNPTRPPSPSIQTAFGLDVGSIDPLWLINEEEAVRLCNVYEEEIGIQYPFLDIQRLITQVRGLYHAMSSGSRLGFAFAAIPGPTIIDPQDLGLVKMVLSAALTVEAGGSSQLGKSLFLDVRKSSNDRLWEAANTKSTMLFILLAVYSFMTGDDLQAWRLVGIVARWCLEMGLHQSATVNKTFKDAASRRMAMRLFWCVYTLDRRWGFGAGLPFVMHNFDVDQQLPEPDQDVPYLRAMVEYSRIGDKVWATSYNSARATGAIRDDEVSYLLYRIDQWCEDLPSDLRLHPSQGVASPKPAPRSVQRLQLLLHLRANQMKILLLQPFLHSTSSLKANKSKVQLLINLAKDTIQKLDSLNKSTDIYQNQQMCFNHFLVSALGVIFLVVALAPAEHGPSVRDEFHVALDLIRGLSARSYVSSRLWRRIGDLRLVWRGLGLNAPRPREAREASASCHALATPPTSSGGGIDVSPQNAQTAADGDLRDPEMASWEPNSDEPFSEAQMAQELNDFFNAMDSGGDFASSLPALGVGEEVLESVQDSQDNFLVPDLNTSAMDVSHLFVDML